In a single window of the Helicobacter felis ATCC 49179 genome:
- the dapE gene encoding succinyl-diaminopimelate desuccinylase, producing the protein MNVVQLTQKLISYQTITPKEEGIFDCVGAVLRDFEVLRADQNGVSNVFFYKRFGDPAQTPLHFCFAGHIDVVPVGAGWKHDPFEGVVEDDILYGRGAQDMKGGIGAFLSALHAVCAELADNPPPLILSVLLTSDEEGAARFGTKYMLEVLQEKNLLPHYALVAEPTSAKLLGDSVKIGRRGSIGGKIIVQGIPGHVAYPKTSLNPINLIADKLNLIADAHLDKANAHFEPSRLVITSLKSISDAENVTPQTLEICFNVRHSPQVTLEDVAHFLDAILEKVPCSITLQQNSLPFLSSQNCALVGHIQEAITAVLERTPSLNTYGGTSDARFFAACGVEVVEFGLLNSHIHSIDECVSIEDLNNLCAVFVELLHLIIKEAHGK; encoded by the coding sequence ATGAATGTCGTGCAACTGACTCAAAAGCTCATCAGTTACCAAACCATCACTCCAAAAGAGGAAGGGATTTTTGATTGTGTCGGGGCGGTTTTGAGAGACTTTGAAGTGTTGCGCGCCGATCAAAATGGCGTGAGCAATGTCTTTTTTTACAAACGCTTTGGTGATCCTGCCCAAACTCCCCTGCATTTTTGCTTTGCCGGGCATATTGATGTCGTGCCTGTAGGGGCGGGATGGAAGCATGATCCCTTTGAGGGCGTGGTGGAGGATGATATTTTGTATGGGCGCGGAGCACAGGACATGAAAGGAGGAATAGGGGCTTTTTTAAGCGCATTGCACGCCGTGTGTGCTGAGCTTGCAGACAATCCTCCCCCCCTCATTCTCTCTGTTTTGCTCACTAGCGATGAAGAGGGCGCTGCGCGTTTTGGGACTAAATACATGCTCGAGGTCTTGCAAGAAAAAAATCTCTTGCCCCATTATGCCTTAGTCGCTGAACCTACCAGTGCCAAGTTGTTAGGCGATAGCGTTAAAATCGGAAGGCGGGGGTCTATTGGAGGGAAAATCATAGTGCAGGGCATTCCCGGGCATGTTGCCTACCCTAAAACCTCCCTCAATCCTATCAATCTTATCGCTGATAAGCTCAATCTCATCGCCGATGCGCACTTGGATAAAGCCAATGCCCATTTTGAGCCCTCTAGGTTGGTCATTACCTCGCTAAAAAGCATTTCAGACGCAGAGAATGTTACCCCTCAAACCCTAGAAATCTGTTTTAATGTGCGCCATTCCCCCCAAGTTACCCTAGAGGATGTGGCCCATTTCTTAGACGCTATTTTAGAAAAAGTCCCTTGCAGTATAACTTTACAGCAAAATTCTCTGCCCTTTTTGAGTTCTCAAAACTGCGCCTTAGTTGGGCACATTCAAGAGGCTATCACCGCAGTGCTTGAGCGCACGCCTTCGCTCAACACTTATGGAGGCACTAGCGATGCGCGTTTTTTTGCTGCCTGCGGAGTGGAGGTGGTAGAATTTGGTCTGCTCAATAGCCATATCCATTCCATTGATGAATGCGTATCTATTGAAGATTTGAATAATCTTTGTGCGGTCTTTGTAGAATTATTACATCTTATTATTAAGGAAGCGCATGGCAAATAA
- the hsrA gene encoding homeostatic response regulator transcription factor HsrA encodes MRILLVEHDAHLSKQIGVYLGEKGFQVDTAENLEDGEYYISIRNYDLILVGLELSDGSGLNLIPYAKSKHPTIVSIMLTNKASSEQEIKAFKEGVDDFIVKPFDFGVLAARIEARLRFWGSSIIEIEDLVINPDEEKIIYKGKEIEVKGKPFEVLTHLARHRDQIVSKEQLLDAIWEEPELVTPNVIEVAINQIRQKMDKPLGISTVETVRRRGYRFCYPKGSSEH; translated from the coding sequence ATGCGCATTTTATTAGTGGAACACGATGCTCACTTGAGCAAACAGATCGGTGTTTATTTGGGCGAAAAGGGTTTTCAGGTAGACACAGCGGAGAATTTGGAGGATGGGGAATACTACATCAGTATCCGCAATTACGATCTGATCTTAGTCGGTTTGGAGCTCAGCGATGGAAGTGGGCTAAATCTCATCCCCTATGCTAAGTCCAAACATCCTACTATTGTAAGTATCATGCTCACTAACAAAGCCTCTAGCGAACAGGAAATCAAGGCTTTTAAAGAGGGTGTGGATGATTTCATCGTAAAACCCTTTGATTTTGGCGTGTTAGCCGCTAGGATTGAGGCGCGCTTGCGCTTTTGGGGTTCAAGCATTATTGAGATTGAGGACTTAGTCATCAACCCTGATGAGGAAAAGATTATCTACAAAGGCAAAGAAATTGAGGTGAAAGGCAAACCCTTTGAGGTACTCACCCATTTAGCCCGCCATCGCGATCAGATCGTTTCCAAAGAGCAGTTACTAGATGCCATTTGGGAAGAGCCAGAGTTAGTAACTCCTAATGTGATCGAAGTGGCGATCAATCAGATTCGCCAAAAAATGGACAAACCCTTAGGCATCTCCACTGTAGAAACCGTGCGCCGCAGGGGGTATCGTTTTTGTTACCCTAAAGGTAGCTCGGAGCATTAA
- a CDS encoding OmpP1/FadL family transporter, whose product MRLWLRYFYVCLPIAVGANGFKVSEQSLNGTALGSAYIAGARGADASYYNPANMGFNNDWGENQSEFEVTSTVINIPAFQFMVPSTNQGLYSITSLKIDKSKENMLAIVQALGLGSLASEIGKTLVDGGLKTVMELVQNLQNLTNQKVTTVASLPSNQVVRGWTGTTNFVLPKFFYKTRTHNGFTFGGSFTAPSGLGMKWNGLGGEFLQNVFIMMVELAPSMSYTLNNRFSVGVSARGLYATGSFNNTVYVPLHGASVLTGDQILGLPNNVFSQQVPSSMRTQLASIGDTAATNCKADMDQNSPQCQVFYNQLKMVMKNSGLQEAISDLYGTSQVVQQSNGSAWSGGYKIAASMRIFNSGMFSIVYNSSATFNMKGSLTALTKLGPSLGNVLTKGSLNINVSLPQVINIAYAHEFFKHHLRVEGVYERTFWSQGNKFLVTPDFANASYQGIGGTVQFLSSSTLKKMVGLADFNSVMNMGAGWRDTNTFRIGTTYMGRNLRLMGALSYDQAPSPQDAIGIPDSNGYTIAFGAKYNFRGFDIGWGGTFTFKSNRKSYYQSNNIGQLRIFSASLGYRW is encoded by the coding sequence ATGCGTCTTTGGCTCAGATATTTTTATGTTTGTCTGCCTATAGCTGTAGGAGCTAATGGATTTAAGGTTTCTGAACAAAGTCTCAATGGCACCGCTCTAGGCTCTGCTTATATTGCTGGGGCGCGCGGAGCAGATGCGAGCTACTATAACCCCGCTAATATGGGCTTTAACAACGATTGGGGCGAAAATCAAAGTGAATTTGAGGTTACCAGCACGGTCATCAATATCCCCGCTTTTCAATTTATGGTGCCTAGCACCAATCAAGGTCTATATTCCATCACAAGCCTCAAAATTGACAAATCTAAGGAAAATATGCTCGCTATTGTCCAAGCTTTGGGTTTAGGAAGTTTGGCCTCAGAAATTGGCAAAACTCTAGTTGACGGTGGATTAAAGACAGTGATGGAACTTGTCCAAAATCTGCAAAATCTTACCAATCAAAAAGTTACCACAGTGGCCTCTTTGCCCAGTAATCAGGTCGTGCGTGGTTGGACAGGCACGACCAATTTTGTGCTCCCTAAGTTTTTTTATAAAACCCGCACCCACAATGGCTTTACTTTTGGGGGGAGTTTTACCGCTCCCTCTGGGCTGGGTATGAAGTGGAATGGCTTAGGCGGAGAGTTTTTGCAAAATGTGTTTATTATGATGGTGGAGCTTGCCCCTAGCATGAGCTACACGCTAAATAACCGCTTCTCTGTGGGCGTGAGTGCGCGCGGATTATACGCAACGGGGAGTTTTAATAACACCGTTTATGTCCCTCTGCACGGAGCTTCTGTGCTCACTGGAGATCAAATTTTGGGTTTGCCCAATAATGTTTTTAGCCAACAAGTGCCCTCAAGCATGCGCACACAACTTGCCAGCATTGGCGACACCGCAGCTACTAACTGCAAGGCTGACATGGATCAAAACTCCCCACAATGTCAGGTTTTCTATAACCAACTTAAAATGGTGATGAAAAATAGTGGGTTGCAAGAGGCTATCTCTGATCTCTATGGCACTTCTCAGGTGGTGCAACAGAGTAATGGGAGCGCGTGGAGCGGGGGTTATAAGATTGCTGCAAGCATGCGCATTTTTAATAGTGGCATGTTTTCCATAGTTTATAATAGTAGCGCGACTTTTAACATGAAAGGTAGTTTGACTGCTTTAACCAAGCTAGGACCTAGTCTAGGCAATGTGCTCACTAAGGGCAGTTTGAATATTAATGTTTCTCTGCCTCAGGTGATTAATATCGCCTATGCCCATGAGTTTTTCAAACACCATTTGCGTGTAGAGGGCGTGTACGAACGCACCTTTTGGTCTCAAGGGAATAAATTCTTAGTAACTCCAGACTTTGCTAATGCCAGCTATCAAGGCATCGGGGGCACCGTGCAGTTTTTGAGCTCCTCTACGCTTAAAAAGATGGTAGGGCTTGCAGATTTTAATAGTGTGATGAACATGGGGGCGGGTTGGAGAGACACCAACACTTTTAGAATTGGCACAACTTACATGGGCAGAAACTTACGCCTAATGGGCGCACTAAGTTACGATCAAGCCCCCAGTCCTCAAGATGCCATTGGTATTCCCGACTCTAATGGCTACACGATCGCCTTTGGAGCAAAATATAATTTTAGAGGATTTGATATTGGTTGGGGGGGGACTTTTACCTTTAAGAGTAACCGCAAAAGTTATTATCAATCCAATAATATTGGCCAACTGCGCATTTTTTCTGCCTCTTTGGGTTATCGCTGGTAG
- a CDS encoding HP0838 family lipoprotein → MAIFPKTFFIALSLGLFFAACGHKTPKPKKTSKHEKVSKPKPKKLSKQEQEQQRKAQEAEARKKALEQFKLIYIYTPVFRFYDYGTIGHDPEGNVQLTLYKLSKKIGTITIKKSYLCFSSTCSPKWTAAKDMFGSVSYANLFDDIVLGHDIFKGVGKRIEPNGDLIQRFVQNGQVVYYERKPGKILFQNMSANIAVVIEQYHP, encoded by the coding sequence ATGGCTATCTTTCCTAAAACTTTCTTCATAGCCCTAAGTTTAGGGCTCTTTTTTGCCGCTTGTGGACACAAGACACCTAAACCTAAGAAAACCTCTAAACACGAAAAAGTTTCTAAGCCTAAGCCTAAAAAACTTTCCAAACAAGAACAAGAACAACAGCGCAAAGCTCAAGAAGCAGAGGCGCGTAAGAAGGCCTTAGAACAATTCAAACTTATTTATATTTACACGCCCGTTTTCCGCTTTTATGATTATGGCACCATTGGGCATGACCCAGAGGGTAATGTCCAACTTACTTTATATAAATTGAGCAAAAAAATAGGCACTATCACTATCAAGAAAAGCTATCTTTGTTTTTCTAGCACTTGTAGCCCCAAATGGACGGCTGCTAAGGATATGTTCGGAAGCGTGAGTTATGCTAATCTCTTTGATGACATTGTCTTAGGACACGATATTTTTAAAGGAGTTGGCAAGCGCATTGAACCCAATGGTGATCTCATTCAACGCTTTGTGCAAAATGGACAGGTAGTTTATTACGAACGCAAACCGGGTAAAATTTTGTTTCAAAATATGAGTGCAAATATTGCGGTGGTGATCGAGCAATACCACCCTTGA
- a CDS encoding LPP20 family lipoprotein: MVAGCGFKRAGTAQLIPPSATGLQAPIYPPTTFNSTSRPPMPQGFSPRGVTNPAPVASAPATPAPEPRFDNSAQSGISNSAPTPAMVPNTPVLTPTNIIELSAVGMGVAPESTISPSQALALAKRAAIVDGYRQLGEKMYGIRVNATDTVKDMILQNSVIKTKVNALIRNAEITETIYKDGLCQVSMELKLDGRIWYSVFNAGRG, encoded by the coding sequence ATGGTGGCCGGGTGCGGGTTTAAGCGAGCAGGGACGGCGCAACTTATTCCCCCTTCTGCTACAGGCTTGCAGGCCCCCATTTACCCCCCTACCACTTTTAACAGCACTAGCCGTCCTCCTATGCCACAAGGCTTTTCACCTAGGGGGGTAACTAATCCTGCTCCCGTAGCATCCGCTCCTGCTACGCCCGCTCCAGAGCCTCGCTTTGATAACTCGGCACAAAGTGGGATTTCTAACAGCGCGCCTACCCCAGCGATGGTTCCCAACACGCCCGTTCTCACTCCCACCAATATTATCGAGTTGAGTGCTGTGGGTATGGGAGTTGCGCCCGAGTCCACTATCTCGCCTTCTCAAGCTTTGGCCTTAGCTAAACGCGCGGCTATTGTGGATGGCTACCGCCAGTTGGGCGAAAAAATGTATGGGATCAGAGTGAACGCCACTGACACGGTGAAAGACATGATTTTACAGAACTCTGTGATTAAAACTAAAGTAAACGCCCTAATCCGCAATGCCGAGATCACAGAGACGATCTATAAAGATGGTTTGTGTCAGGTGAGTATGGAACTTAAATTAGACGGGCGCATTTGGTATAGCGTATTCAATGCAGGGCGGGGCTAG
- a CDS encoding Na+/H+ antiporter NhaC family protein translates to MQEFKQETYHTQPSALGLIPFFVFIVVYLGTGIYLELVGVNMGFYQLPGPVAASVGVASAFLLFKSDLNQKFDDFLTGCGDKNIMTMCVVYLLAGAFAVVSKVMGGVDSTVNLGLTYIPVEYLAAGLFVIASFISTAIGTSVGAIVALGPIGVGLAEQSGLSIALALAAVMGGAMFGDNLSIISDTTIASTRTQDVAMKDKFKINLYIALPASLFTIALLLIYGRPVNVVPLHPHDFQFVKTLPYLFVLTLALLGLNVFLVLFVGILLSGAIGLYYGHFTLLSFGKEIYHGFSSMQEIFLLSLLTGGIAFMVTREGGVAWVISKIEKLIIGPKSAKVGMAGLVSVVDLAVANNTVAIVIVGEIAKRISVKFGVDRRESAVILDIFSCIFQGLIPYGAQMLILLGFAKGSVGFLSVLPLLWYQGLLGVFTLLYILWRPYSAWVLKNATKI, encoded by the coding sequence ATGCAAGAGTTTAAACAGGAGACTTACCACACCCAACCTAGCGCGCTAGGACTTATTCCTTTCTTTGTTTTTATTGTTGTCTATTTGGGCACAGGAATCTATTTAGAATTGGTGGGGGTTAACATGGGTTTTTACCAACTCCCCGGGCCCGTGGCTGCAAGTGTGGGGGTGGCTAGTGCTTTTTTGCTCTTTAAAAGCGATCTTAATCAAAAATTTGATGACTTTCTGACTGGTTGTGGAGATAAGAATATTATGACCATGTGTGTGGTCTATCTCTTGGCCGGGGCTTTTGCTGTTGTGAGTAAAGTGATGGGGGGTGTGGATTCTACGGTGAATTTAGGATTGACTTACATTCCCGTGGAATACCTTGCTGCAGGCTTGTTTGTGATCGCTTCTTTCATTTCTACGGCGATTGGCACGAGTGTGGGCGCAATTGTTGCCCTGGGACCCATTGGGGTGGGTTTGGCCGAACAAAGCGGGCTCTCCATAGCACTAGCTTTAGCCGCCGTGATGGGAGGGGCCATGTTTGGCGATAATCTCTCCATCATCTCAGACACCACCATTGCTAGCACACGCACTCAAGATGTGGCCATGAAAGATAAGTTTAAAATCAATCTCTACATCGCTTTGCCTGCAAGTCTGTTCACTATCGCGTTACTCCTCATTTATGGACGACCTGTTAATGTTGTGCCTCTGCACCCTCATGATTTCCAGTTTGTCAAAACTTTGCCCTATCTCTTTGTTTTAACGCTGGCCCTGTTGGGTTTAAATGTATTTTTGGTTCTTTTTGTAGGGATTTTGCTCTCTGGAGCGATTGGACTCTACTATGGTCATTTCACACTCTTAAGTTTTGGCAAAGAAATTTATCATGGTTTTTCTAGCATGCAGGAGATTTTTTTACTCTCTTTATTAACTGGAGGGATTGCCTTTATGGTAACGCGTGAGGGGGGGGTAGCATGGGTCATTTCTAAAATTGAAAAACTCATCATAGGACCCAAGAGCGCAAAAGTAGGCATGGCAGGCTTAGTGAGTGTGGTAGATTTAGCTGTCGCAAATAACACGGTGGCCATTGTGATTGTGGGTGAGATCGCCAAAAGAATTAGTGTAAAATTTGGTGTGGATCGGCGCGAGAGCGCAGTGATCTTGGATATTTTCTCATGCATTTTTCAAGGCTTGATCCCCTATGGCGCGCAAATGCTCATTTTGCTCGGATTTGCTAAGGGAAGTGTGGGTTTTTTATCTGTGCTTCCTTTATTGTGGTATCAGGGACTCTTGGGGGTCTTTACATTGCTCTACATTCTTTGGAGACCTTATAGCGCATGGGTGCTCAAGAATGCCACCAAAATATAG
- the lpoB gene encoding penicillin-binding protein activator LpoB: MIKNKKVWASCVVGALVLAGCGGNNVSYIAPQDQAKYATAGLDYHDIEAAAKTAVTSMLQSPDVQGLSKPKYVIAVSDVINDTMQHFDTQQLTQLVIQTLKDQIHGKFYVTKAIAGSGGSEDAMINRARQLRNNDEFNQETTKEKGTLDAPDLSLSGKVIQRNAKVSSSKQRIDYIFILSLTSIGNGLEVWSREFPISKLGSNKSVSW; the protein is encoded by the coding sequence ATGATAAAAAATAAAAAAGTTTGGGCAAGTTGCGTAGTGGGTGCCTTGGTATTGGCAGGGTGTGGGGGCAATAATGTAAGCTATATTGCTCCTCAAGATCAGGCCAAATATGCGACAGCAGGCTTAGATTATCATGACATTGAAGCGGCTGCAAAAACGGCTGTAACCTCTATGTTGCAAAGTCCAGATGTTCAGGGTCTTAGCAAACCTAAGTATGTGATTGCAGTTTCAGATGTGATTAATGACACCATGCAACATTTTGATACCCAGCAACTCACACAACTTGTAATCCAAACTCTTAAAGATCAAATTCATGGTAAATTCTATGTAACCAAGGCGATTGCAGGGAGTGGGGGCAGTGAGGATGCGATGATCAATCGGGCGCGCCAATTACGCAACAACGATGAGTTTAACCAAGAAACTACCAAAGAGAAAGGCACTTTAGATGCCCCCGATCTTTCTTTGAGTGGAAAAGTGATCCAAAGAAATGCTAAAGTGAGTTCGAGCAAACAACGCATTGACTATATTTTTATCCTCTCTTTGACTAGCATTGGCAATGGTTTAGAGGTGTGGAGTCGAGAATTCCCTATTTCTAAATTGGGTAGCAACAAGTCTGTGTCTTGGTAA
- a CDS encoding LPP20 family lipoprotein, whose translation MVSQKLKWAFLAGSIVAALVIAGCGEPESGVSKANKEYSAQTKGAPKWVNGDLNDVNMHSKEYSSTFLGRGESEILEGDVSYATEQAALLARANLATNLKSTLTKDVQNQKSSSGKAMEKNTSAMISEKVDRELTATKQIARWVGKDRVWVLVGLDQDIVYKIRAELGLKPKQ comes from the coding sequence ATGGTTTCTCAAAAGCTTAAGTGGGCGTTTTTGGCAGGTAGCATTGTAGCCGCTTTGGTTATCGCGGGGTGCGGTGAGCCTGAGTCGGGCGTGAGCAAGGCCAACAAAGAATATAGTGCTCAAACTAAAGGTGCGCCTAAGTGGGTTAATGGCGATCTTAACGATGTCAATATGCACAGCAAAGAATATAGCTCTACATTCTTAGGAAGAGGTGAATCCGAAATTTTAGAAGGGGATGTGAGTTACGCTACAGAACAGGCTGCACTCTTAGCGAGGGCTAATTTAGCCACAAATCTTAAATCTACATTAACTAAAGATGTGCAAAATCAGAAAAGCAGTAGTGGCAAAGCGATGGAAAAAAACACTAGTGCTATGATCAGCGAAAAGGTGGATCGCGAGCTCACGGCAACTAAGCAAATTGCTCGTTGGGTCGGTAAAGATAGAGTGTGGGTTTTGGTTGGCCTAGATCAAGACATTGTTTATAAAATCCGTGCGGAACTAGGATTAAAGCCTAAGCAATAA
- the rpsR gene encoding 30S ribosomal protein S18, with the protein MEKKRYSKRYCKYTEAKIEFIDYKDLELLRYSLSERYKIMPRRLTGNSKKWQERVEVAIKRARHMALIPYVVDRKKVVENPFRV; encoded by the coding sequence ATGGAAAAAAAAAGATACTCTAAACGCTATTGCAAATACACAGAGGCCAAGATCGAGTTTATTGACTATAAGGATCTCGAACTACTCCGCTATTCTCTCTCAGAGCGCTATAAAATTATGCCTAGGCGTTTGACTGGCAATAGTAAGAAGTGGCAAGAGCGCGTAGAGGTGGCGATCAAGCGTGCGCGGCATATGGCTTTGATTCCCTATGTGGTGGATCGCAAAAAAGTGGTAGAAAACCCTTTTAGAGTGTGA
- the ssb gene encoding single-stranded DNA-binding protein has protein sequence MYNKVTLVGHFTRDVELRHLPSGSPLGKTGIASNHVFKRQDGSRGEETCFIDLELWGRTAEIASQYLHRGSKVLIEGRLKFETWSDQQGNKKSKHAIVVENLVMLDSKRESQGGGAWEQKPPLTNNYNSAPKRETEPIPEINISDDMPF, from the coding sequence ATGTACAATAAGGTTACCTTAGTGGGGCACTTCACACGCGATGTGGAGTTGCGCCATCTACCCAGTGGAAGCCCTTTGGGCAAAACAGGGATTGCAAGCAATCATGTTTTTAAACGCCAAGATGGGAGCAGGGGTGAGGAAACTTGTTTTATAGATTTGGAGCTATGGGGGCGCACTGCAGAGATTGCTAGTCAGTACCTACATAGAGGTTCTAAGGTGCTCATTGAGGGGCGTTTAAAATTTGAAACATGGAGCGATCAGCAAGGCAACAAGAAAAGCAAGCATGCGATTGTGGTAGAAAACCTTGTGATGCTGGATTCTAAACGCGAGAGTCAAGGGGGAGGGGCTTGGGAGCAAAAACCCCCTTTGACAAACAATTACAACTCTGCGCCCAAAAGGGAGACAGAGCCAATCCCTGAGATTAATATCAGTGATGACATGCCATTTTAA
- the rpsF gene encoding 30S ribosomal protein S6, giving the protein MKHYETMFILKSTMVEEEIKEKLAFYQEAINKQGGVIEATLDMGIRQLAYEIKKQKRGYYFVIYFKAQAHAVLELERLYRINEDVLRFIILKYESKKEQKAWQTLVDRALKKPGTETKQRLKEQAPESTKATETPKNDVQ; this is encoded by the coding sequence TTGAAGCACTATGAGACGATGTTTATCCTCAAATCTACGATGGTAGAAGAGGAGATTAAGGAAAAATTAGCTTTTTATCAAGAAGCGATTAATAAGCAAGGTGGAGTGATAGAAGCCACTTTGGATATGGGAATCCGCCAACTTGCCTATGAGATCAAAAAACAGAAGCGCGGTTATTACTTTGTAATCTACTTTAAAGCCCAAGCGCATGCGGTCTTGGAGCTAGAGAGGTTATACCGCATTAATGAGGATGTTCTCCGATTTATTATTCTCAAATACGAGAGCAAAAAAGAACAAAAAGCTTGGCAAACTTTAGTCGATCGCGCCTTGAAAAAACCCGGCACAGAAACCAAACAACGCCTTAAAGAACAGGCCCCTGAGAGCACTAAGGCCACAGAAACTCCCAAGAACGATGTACAATAA
- the holA gene encoding DNA polymerase III subunit delta, translated as MYHQEFLSYLERATPRVALLYGEPFYIDHYVSELLKRYAQAEQYRYYFGDYDFKAVLEVLSQDSLFGEGSVVLLKLDKKPASKEITALLEAVATCPKSALIIGFYPLNKNTYTQECKQFSSQFKHPKLMETLVEVRFFPPKPSEFLELLQKRAQALKLNVDSQALSLLLEYNDIGMAYQELDKLALLGRPINTADVQTHMHGGGAIEAERLFEALFERKGDSLAILNRLQQEGLDGVELARVVGRYFYQLALFAMHLKMHGGVQAKEILGFNPPPAVSAQLRQRCTQLKAPIETFEAIRDWHVQSMRGDTEAGWRFLIKIQDYIS; from the coding sequence TTGTATCACCAAGAGTTTTTAAGTTATTTGGAGCGGGCTACGCCCCGCGTGGCGTTGCTCTATGGCGAACCTTTTTATATCGATCACTATGTTAGTGAACTTTTAAAACGCTATGCTCAAGCAGAGCAATACCGCTATTACTTTGGCGATTATGATTTTAAAGCAGTATTGGAGGTCCTAAGCCAAGATTCGCTTTTTGGAGAGGGAAGCGTGGTCTTACTAAAGTTAGATAAAAAACCCGCTAGCAAAGAAATTACCGCCTTGCTAGAAGCTGTGGCTACCTGTCCCAAAAGCGCGCTCATTATTGGTTTCTATCCTCTTAACAAAAATACTTACACTCAAGAATGCAAGCAATTTAGCAGTCAATTCAAGCACCCTAAGCTGATGGAAACGCTTGTAGAAGTGCGCTTTTTCCCTCCTAAGCCCTCTGAATTTTTGGAATTATTGCAAAAAAGGGCGCAGGCACTCAAATTGAATGTCGATTCTCAGGCGTTATCTCTCTTGCTTGAATATAACGACATAGGCATGGCTTACCAAGAACTTGACAAATTGGCCCTTTTGGGGCGACCTATCAACACCGCCGATGTGCAAACACACATGCATGGAGGGGGGGCTATAGAAGCAGAAAGGCTTTTTGAAGCGTTGTTTGAGCGCAAGGGGGATAGTTTAGCGATCTTAAATCGCTTGCAACAAGAAGGTTTAGATGGAGTGGAGTTAGCGCGCGTTGTGGGGCGTTATTTCTACCAACTCGCACTATTTGCTATGCACTTAAAAATGCATGGGGGCGTGCAGGCTAAGGAAATTTTGGGCTTTAACCCTCCGCCCGCTGTATCTGCGCAATTGCGCCAACGCTGCACTCAGCTCAAAGCTCCTATCGAGACTTTTGAAGCGATCAGAGATTGGCATGTGCAAAGTATGCGGGGCGATACAGAAGCAGGGTGGCGTTTTTTAATTAAAATACAAGATTATATTAGTTAG